In Brachypodium distachyon strain Bd21 chromosome 2, Brachypodium_distachyon_v3.0, whole genome shotgun sequence, one genomic interval encodes:
- the LOC100843767 gene encoding bidirectional sugar transporter SWEET3a has translation MFPDLRVTTGIIGSVVCLLLYAAPILTFKRVIKKGSVEEYSCIPYILTLFSSLTYTWYGLPVVSSGWENLTLSGISSLGVLFESTFISIYIWFAPRGKKKLVMAMVSSIVIIFGMAVFFSSFSIHTHQMRKVFVGSIGLVASILMYGSPLVAVKQVIRTKSVEFMPFYLSLFSFLTSLLWMLYGILGRDVFLTAPSCIGCLMGILQLVVYCMYNKCKESPKTNPDIEQADVVKVTTSQDDTKGQKPLSES, from the exons ATGTTTCCCGATCTACGTGTAACAACGGGAATTATAG GAAGTGTAGTTTGCCTGCTCCTCTATGCAGCACCAAT ATTGACATTCAAACGAGTGATAAAGAAGGGCAGTGTAGAAGAATACTCATGCATACCATATATCTTAACTCTGTTCAGCAGCCTGACATATACTTGGTACGGTCTTCCAGTGGTCAGCTCTGGGTGGGAGAACTTGACTCTCTCTGGCATCAGCTCACTAGGAGTGCTCTTTGAAAGCACATTTATCAGTATATACATATGGTTTGCGCCAAGAGGAAAAAAG AAGCTTGTCATGGCGATGGTATCTTCGATTGTAATAATCTTCGGCATGGCTGTATTTTTCTCAAGCTTTTCGATCCACACACACCAAATGCGTAAAGTATTTGTTGGTAGCATTGGTCTAGTGGCTTCCATATTAATGTATGGCTCCCCGTTGGTAGCTGTG AAACAAGTTATCAGGACGAAAAGTGTGGAGTTCATGCCTTTCTACTTGTCATTGTTTAGCTTCTTGACCAGTTTACTTTGGATGCTCTATGGAATCCTAGGAAGGGATGTTTTTCTAACG GCACCAAGCTGCATCGGCTGCTTGATGGGTATCCTTCAGTTGGTTGTTTACTGCATGTACAACAAATGCAAGGAATCACCCAAAACGAATCCTGATATTGAGCAAGCAGATGTAGTGAAAGTTACAACTAGTCAAGACGACACGAAGGGACAAAAGCCTTTATCTGAATCCTGA